The Plasmodium coatneyi strain Hackeri chromosome 11, complete sequence DNA segment acccgaacaaccttcccttccacctaccaccactctaacaacctttcttccacctaccacccctaaacaACCATTCTTCCAGAAACCACCActtaataaccttccttcgacccacctaccacccctaacacaaccatccttccacgaaccaccaacctaacaaccttccttccttagacatcctcccttccttctccttagacccttcctttccttctttataataatatgaataaacaaTTGATTATATGAATGAACAATGTTAATTGTATAtcaatgaacaaaatgttaATTATACATATCAATGAAACAATGAAATgttaattaattatatagaAAAAGGGACAATATAGAATATAATTCACATAAGCTTTatatattaaagaaaaaaaaaaataaaaaatgtcttcatttaaaaataggatgttaaaataataaatagtaACAACGGAGCAAGGTTACAAATACACATTAAtgataaaaagaagggaccTTAGGTTCCTTCCATCcaaccacttaacaaccttccttacacctatTCAGTTTTTGCAGTTCCTTCAGATTTGTTCTCTGTGAGTTGAACGTTCGGCCCCTGTAGAAATTTACAACCCCATATTTTGTTAGAtaaattctttccttcctttgagaaccaaaattttaatagTACAAATAGGATTAGGAAGCCAATGATCATGTAAACTATATTTGAAATTATAGCAGGTACACCCAACGTTCCGCTTTCACCTGGGAGGAACTCGAAAATTAAACCCACGGGACTTGGAATCCACATAAAAAGGATCAACGCAAGCAGCAGAAGGGGGAACCATTCATGTGTTTTCACCTCCCCACGAAATAATCTACAAATCAGTCGATCTCGccaactttttttgtttcctttctttgcacaactttgtacattttttggtGCTTTATTCTGTGCTTTATTTGGAtgtttgttgttcttatcaCCACCAACTGAAGGTGGTGTATTTGGTCCGACCTCCTTAGGAGGTGGTATATTTGGTACATTTGGAttggtgttgttgttctgACCACCACTTGAAGGTGGTGTATTTGGTTTGGGGTCCGATATTTTTGATTCATTTTTAGGTGGTGATTGTTTTAGTTCATCTTTGGGTGGTGATTTTTTGAATAGAGAACCAAGTGGGTTTTTCTTcgttggtggtggtggtgatggATTTGTGTTGTTCTTATCACCAGGAGGTGTATTTAACTTATGTTGTTTTGAATCATCACCCTGCTTGAATAGTGTTTTTACACCTGAACCCAagggattattttttttctcattttcagTTCCTGTACTGGAACCCTTTGATGTGCCTAATGCAGttacctaaaaaaaaacaaaggaaagtGCATTTAGAAATTATGAAATACGCAATTCTTAtgatagaaaaaagaaggtattctttattttcagtacaaaaaaaaaaaaaaaaatgaaccataataaatatatgtgcgctaattctaaaaaatttaacaacagCTTCTATCTCTTACGTAGTTGGAGTGTTGCCAAAAGCAAAGTATCAAGCTAAGGAGTATTGGAAGTTTTGCAGAGGTTAAAGGTGCCATcatttttgctgtttttttgcttctttttgtttttgttttttgctcttctttttactttctttgttttctgtttttttaatgtaaaaaaaaaggtgtttaaagaaaaactttttttccttttatgtaCATTAATACATTACGtgcttatttctttttcttttgctaaTATAGAATGTTAATTCAGTAGTATTCTGTGCACGAGATATATACTgctttttattgttttcGTTGTAGATGTGTGTGAATAGTAACTGCtataaacttttttatttttttaaatttaaaattaaaatgcacAATAATTAATACTAAAAGTgtgataatttaaaataatgaaaaactATTACATTTTAGCACATAATTCTACTATTTTAGTAGTAGCTGAATTGgttaatattctttttttttttctacaaaaagagagaaagaaaaaaaaaaaattaataatgaGCACTTTTTCTCAATTGTATATCTCACATCTGACGGCGCAATGGAAAGAGGAGTAGCAAATGAACCCTATATATTTTGagtacttaaaaaaattataaatagagTTGTATAGGTGTACAGCGTTgtgttgtatatgtgcatgtctttgcatatttgcgctcaaaaaaaatttttattcgttcctcttttattttagatataatggtgaaaaaatagaatgagGGAGCAATGAGTCGGATTTTTTGCATGTTGttaggaaggaaatggaattttttttttccttccttcaggtGTACAACGTTgcgttgtatatgtgcatagcgttgtgcatgtgtgctcaaaaaaaaaaaaaaattttttatttgctcctcttttattttagatATAAATCagtgaaaaaatagaatgagGGAGCAATTAGTCGGATTTTTTGCATGTTGTTAAGAATGATAGAAGAGAATGgaatggatttttttttttaagtatagTGAGACagatttaaaattttttagagTGAACTCCTGTATTAGTGTATTACTACATCTGCCTATTAATGTATTATTAATGTggtgttgttagtgtggtggtgtattattagagtgtgtGTGGTGTGATGTggtggtattattattatagtGGAGTggtggtgtattattattagagtgtgatgtggtgtggtggtattattagagtgtgcgtgcgtatacatatatatatgtatatatacatatatgttacttatatatacatataattatatatatgtatattaatattttatgtgaGCACTTCCAAGCCATTCATGAGTGCACTTGTGATGAATACATTTGTGTACAAATCACGTACATAATGACAATATTTGTTTTCtggttttatatatatataaaatattgcaCACACCCTACTTTATAATgaatgtaagaaaaaagggaaaagggcaAAAGGAAGGGTAACACATTGCATAcgttatttataatttgaatggagtaggaaggaaaggaagtaggAAGGGCATGACATTATATTTAATGGTACATTACATTTATTGGTGTATGGAATTGTTCATGGAATGGTATCTTATATGCGATGATAACCTATGTTATTCCGTCgctgttcttccctttgttcgttcctgttgttcctttgcctctgttgttgtggttgcCTGCTATTTgctgttcttcctgttcttgtAGATTGTAcgtcatatatggtagaattttCCGCAGTTGAGTCACCAATTGTGGAATTCatttctgtggaatattcggTATGGGCAAATGTTGATGTTTCTGTTGTTAATGTGGAGTTATCAAAGTTGCGCCTGGTGGcagatgttcttttttttcttctattaagTCGATTACCAAACCctgaaggtagaagattatactgaaaaataaaaggagtggaaagataaaaagtgtgaacatgtatacatatatacatatatatacttatatatggacatatacatatatgtatatatatatatatagctccattataattgttgtaattatacttaccttatatgaAAGGAAAGCAAGTGTTGGTAGTGCTGCTACTCCAAATATGGAGGAGATGGCGGCTACTGCTGTGTTCCCAGAAGAGGACGCAGCGACGAAAATTCCTGGACTCCATACAAAATTAGGGCTACATCCAAAATTGACGTTCTTATATATTTCAATACCCTGTTCAGATGTTCCCTTTAAGGTGCAACTAATGCCTTCTGGACCTTGTGTGGAAGCTTTTATACATTCTGTTTCATACGTAAATTTCAACTCCCCCTTCTTACTGCAATCTTCATACACTTTCTTAAATTCTGTGCAGAATGGATCAGTAGCAGGCTTACTTTCACAATCTGCCTTTACAGCAGCATAAGCTTTAACAGCTTTGTCCAGGTGATCATAGTAACCCTGATCACAGGAGTTGCTAAACTTGCCTAGTTTATCCTTTATCCCTTTATAGTCAAAAGAAAAGTCAAACACTGTTTTTCGATTAACAAAGAGGTCCTTGGAGATGGCAGTATGGTCAGTGTCCATAATTGTGCAATTATTCGGAATATGGAATAATTGCAGtgctttatatatacattccatAGTACTTAAAAATTTAGTACCATCTGCACTTCCTATTTTATTCCACACTTCATTCCCaagccaaaaataaaagaaatagcaGAGTGCCTTATTCAGCCGTTCCTCCAATTCGGCCGACACATCATCTGAGTCTTCGTCCGCTTGGTCCGTTCCGTAAGCTCTGTACTGATAATCCTGCGCCAGGTTGGCATCCGCTTTCCTTGAAGATATATAACACAGGCCCTTCGAAATTTTATCAGCTTCACCTGCAATTCTAGAACAAGCTCCTAACTGCCCTTTCACTATCTCGTTTTCACTTTCATAAGTACATTGGACGACCTTCCCCCCGATCCTATCATAGAATTTTAACTTAGAGTCCAACTGCTCCAAATTGACGCTCTGCCAAGGTGGCCGACAgaagtgtatacatatgttcatttatacacttttacatttatttccaTAGTGCTATATATGAATTATTATTCATTCAATAATGATACATGCACATTaagcagaaggaaatgtACATGTAGGTATCCTGTCCCTGCtggttttgccatttttctttctgtgcgtttttgttaaataataaaatttaatattaaaatgtgctcatttttctacaacatatatacatatatggcatatatatatgtgtatgtatacatacacatatatatgtacataattagAATGTGGATGCAAATTGTGCATGTAAAATTCTTTGCATGTACAAATTCTCTTTGcatagaattttttttgtatataaaattttttttgtatataaaatttttctgtACAAAATTCTACGCAATTTTGTAGGGTATGCTGATTATGACAGTTCAtggtatgtacatattatacataCTTATTTCTTCGGTAAATAAGTGTACATTATTCAACTTTTCAGGG contains these protein-coding regions:
- a CDS encoding Variable surface protein Vir7-like protein, whose amino-acid sequence is MAKPAGTGYLHSVNLEQLDSKLKFYDRIGGKVVQCTYESENEIVKGQLGACSRIAGEADKISKGLCYISSRKADANLAQDYQYRAYGTDQADEDSDDVSAELEERLNKALCYFFYFWLGNEVWNKIGSADGTKFLSTMECIYKALQLFHIPNNCTIMDTDHTAISKDLFVNRKTVFDFSFDYKGIKDKLGKFSNSCDQGYYDHLDKAVKAYAAVKADCESKPATDPFCTEFKKVYEDCSKKGELKFTYETECIKASTQGPEGISCTLKGTSEQGIEIYKNVNFGCSPNFVWSPGIFVAASSSGNTAVAAISSIFGVAALPTLAFLSYKKHQHLPIPNIPQK